One Streptosporangium becharense genomic window, CCCGCAACAAACCGGCCACGTCCGCGCTGCTCAGCGCGTAGACCACGGTCGACCCCTCGCGGGTGGCGGTCACGATCCCGGTCCGGCGCAGCACCGCCAGCTGCTGCGACAGGCTGGACGCCTCGATGTCGATCGTGGCCAGCAGGTCGCGCACCGGCAGCGGTCCGTCCTGCAGCAGTTCGAGCACGCGGATGCGCACGGGATGTCCGAGGGTACGGAAGAGTTCGGCCTTGGCCTGATACAGCGGAACCGGCATTCTCCCCTCCCGTGGCGGACCGGCGGAGGTCGGCGACGTGGCCGGATCACTCATATGATGTAACAAATTGCATAATCCTTCAACTCTCCGAGGTCTCAACCGGCGGCTTCGTCCTCCAGGTCGAAAAGCGTCGGCGGCGTCGGCTCGGCGGTCGCATCCGTCTTCTCCGTTTCGCCGGGGGCGAAAAGACGGATCACCCCGTACGTGCCGTCGTAGCCGGCCTCCCGGATCACCGCGCCGCGGCGGAGCCGGTCGACGGCCTCCGCGAGCGGTGGTGAGTGGGCGGCGATGTCACCGACCGGCACGTCCGTGAGGATCGCCAGTTCGGGCCCCAGGGCGGTGGTGAGCCTGTCGACCTCCCCGCGGACCTTCTTGCTGTCCGGCCCCACGCCGAGGATCTCGCCGACGACCTCCGGCAGCGGGACCAGGTTGAGGAACCCGGCGGCGCCGTCCGGCCGGGCGCCTTCCGGCCGGACGGCCAGGTCCTCCACCCGGCTCAGCACACCGACCGTGAGCCGCCTGCCGCAGACCGGGCAGATCCCGCCGTGCGCGCGCGTCTCCTCCGGGCTCATCCGGACGCCGCACTTGCGGTGCCCGTCCAGGTGGTACCTGCCCTCCTCGGGGAAGAACTCGACCGTCCCCTCGTATCCCGTGCCGGTCCGCAGGGAGTCCAGGACCGCGAAGT contains:
- a CDS encoding ArsR/SmtB family transcription factor produces the protein MPVPLYQAKAELFRTLGHPVRIRVLELLQDGPLPVRDLLATIDIEASSLSQQLAVLRRTGIVTATREGSTVVYALSSADVAGLLRAARRILTDVLAEQGELLAELRGAEAK